One segment of Curtobacterium poinsettiae DNA contains the following:
- a CDS encoding excisionase family DNA-binding protein has product MDNALVALKVIALHWRNTATGTADAPKAELNAQSEWLSTKQAADALAMTDRAIRKAIRENRLKANRVGRAYRINREQLAHFKARKEPA; this is encoded by the coding sequence GTGGACAACGCCCTGGTCGCGCTCAAGGTGATCGCCCTGCATTGGAGAAATACCGCAACCGGAACAGCAGATGCGCCCAAAGCGGAACTCAATGCACAATCAGAATGGCTCAGCACAAAGCAAGCAGCTGACGCCCTCGCGATGACAGACCGTGCAATCCGCAAGGCAATCCGTGAGAACAGACTCAAAGCGAACAGAGTAGGTCGCGCCTACCGAATCAACCGCGAACAACTCGCACACTTCAAAGCACGGAAGGAACCAGCATGA
- a CDS encoding AAA family ATPase codes for MTRPPTTFDARWLMAQDFPPTQYVVPGIIPEGMTLLVAAPKIGKSWLVLGLALSLHVGEKALGGVPTGAPRPVLYLALEDGPRRLQQRIRTLNPEVVTPRLEFVTALDGGQVIPAIREFISRNIDQNPVVILDTLGKVLPSTAATKSQYAADYEFLGALKATTDAEPGSSLIIVHHTRKSGGEDFLDAVSGTQGIAGAADTVLVLRRERQEQSATLHVTSRDAKEGEYALLLSDSGAWALNGGGLEAARAAADAIKVSTGVGDRMADIIGVIYQAEAPVSRQEIQHLLPTIPVAQLDVYLKRAVDAKRILKPSRGLYGPVSSVRSVSSEEGSNTSNASNTPYEDAA; via the coding sequence ATGACCCGACCTCCCACCACTTTCGATGCCCGTTGGCTGATGGCGCAGGATTTCCCACCCACTCAGTACGTCGTCCCCGGCATCATCCCCGAGGGCATGACCCTGCTCGTCGCAGCGCCGAAGATCGGCAAGAGCTGGCTAGTGCTCGGACTGGCGCTCTCGCTCCACGTTGGCGAGAAAGCGCTTGGCGGTGTACCTACGGGTGCACCACGACCGGTTCTGTACCTTGCACTCGAAGACGGCCCCCGCCGCCTGCAGCAGCGCATTCGCACGCTCAACCCTGAGGTGGTCACCCCGCGGCTCGAGTTCGTCACAGCACTCGATGGCGGTCAGGTGATCCCAGCAATCAGGGAGTTCATCTCCCGGAACATCGACCAGAACCCCGTCGTCATCCTCGACACCCTCGGAAAGGTGTTGCCGAGTACCGCAGCAACGAAGTCGCAGTACGCCGCCGACTACGAGTTCCTGGGCGCGCTCAAGGCAACTACAGACGCCGAACCGGGCTCGTCGCTGATCATCGTCCACCACACCCGCAAGAGCGGCGGGGAGGACTTCCTGGACGCTGTGAGTGGCACCCAGGGCATCGCAGGAGCTGCCGACACGGTGCTTGTGCTGCGACGGGAGCGACAGGAGCAGAGCGCGACGCTACATGTCACCTCTCGCGATGCGAAAGAGGGCGAGTACGCACTGCTGCTATCCGACTCGGGAGCTTGGGCACTCAACGGTGGAGGGCTGGAGGCTGCTCGTGCTGCTGCTGACGCCATCAAGGTGTCCACGGGAGTGGGGGATCGGATGGCCGACATCATCGGCGTCATTTACCAGGCGGAAGCTCCAGTGTCTCGTCAGGAGATTCAGCACCTGCTGCCGACGATCCCGGTTGCTCAGCTGGACGTGTACCTCAAGCGTGCCGTGGACGCGAAGCGCATCTTGAAGCCATCACGGGGCCTCTATGGCCCTGTTAGTTCCGTTAGATCTGTTAGTTCCGAAGAGGGTTCTAACACTTCTAACGCTTCTAACACCCCCTACGAGGACGCGGCATGA
- a CDS encoding helix-turn-helix transcriptional regulator, with protein MSSGDTLSTRESLLTSEQVGNWVGLTASALSQMRFKGTGPKYRKLGPKTVRYSPADVQEWLDESARTGTAGEAA; from the coding sequence ATGTCCTCCGGAGACACGCTCAGCACCAGGGAGTCGCTACTGACCAGCGAGCAGGTCGGGAACTGGGTCGGCCTGACTGCATCGGCACTCTCGCAGATGCGGTTCAAGGGAACCGGGCCGAAGTACCGAAAGCTCGGACCGAAGACCGTGCGCTACTCGCCAGCCGACGTCCAGGAGTGGTTGGACGAGTCCGCTCGGACCGGGACCGCGGGAGAGGCCGCTTGA
- a CDS encoding helix-turn-helix transcriptional regulator, translating into MNASDLDAHANRVAAELAREVRAEMARQLISNRELSRRLEAVGYPKSEPTISRITRGTQGLTAVDLIMICGVLGVSPAEMVAQATKVAEENEQGVTDGQH; encoded by the coding sequence GTGAACGCATCTGACCTCGACGCCCATGCCAACCGTGTTGCTGCCGAACTCGCTCGCGAGGTGCGCGCGGAGATGGCGCGGCAGTTGATCAGCAACCGGGAGCTCAGTCGTCGCCTCGAAGCTGTCGGGTACCCGAAGTCAGAGCCCACGATCAGCAGGATCACCCGCGGCACTCAGGGGCTGACCGCTGTCGACCTGATCATGATCTGCGGCGTGCTGGGCGTTTCTCCGGCCGAGATGGTCGCTCAGGCCACGAAGGTCGCTGAAGAGAACGAACAGGGCGTGACCGATGGCCAGCATTGA
- a CDS encoding tyrosine-type recombinase/integrase, producing the protein MASIEPYETNAGTRYKVRYRTPDRKQREKKGFVRKRDAETYRATIEVSKHRGEYVDPSDAKVTVGELAVAWLAGQTHLKPSSLRPVETSWRVHVEPRWGKVPVGAVSHSAVQAWVAGLSSERGATTVLRAYGVLAGILDVAVKDRRVSVNHARGVNLPRKVSKPHVYLSQKQLAALVRASGERGALVAVLGYTGLRWGEAIGLRVRDLDMLRRRLSVVENAVEVNGTMEVGTPKTHKRRTLVFPKLLVPALAKACEGKDREDLVFPGADGSYMRRTRASKGSKSWFVTALAECGLDPMTPHDLRHTAASLAISSGANVKAVQRMLGHASAAMTLDVYADLFDDDLTALADGIDDAARAADVFDLWGSAAS; encoded by the coding sequence ATGGCCAGCATTGAGCCCTACGAGACCAACGCCGGCACCCGGTACAAGGTCCGCTATCGGACGCCTGATCGGAAGCAGCGCGAGAAGAAGGGCTTCGTGCGGAAGCGCGATGCAGAGACGTACCGGGCGACGATCGAGGTTTCGAAGCACCGCGGCGAGTACGTCGACCCTTCCGACGCGAAGGTCACGGTCGGCGAGCTTGCGGTTGCGTGGCTCGCAGGGCAGACGCATCTGAAGCCGTCGTCTCTGCGACCCGTGGAGACGTCGTGGCGCGTGCATGTGGAGCCGCGGTGGGGGAAGGTCCCGGTCGGCGCTGTGAGTCACTCAGCGGTACAGGCGTGGGTCGCTGGCCTCTCCAGCGAGCGCGGCGCGACGACGGTACTGCGCGCGTACGGGGTGCTGGCCGGGATCCTGGACGTCGCGGTGAAGGATCGCCGCGTGAGCGTGAACCACGCTCGAGGGGTGAACCTCCCCCGCAAGGTGTCGAAGCCGCACGTCTACCTTTCTCAGAAGCAGCTGGCGGCACTCGTGCGGGCGTCCGGCGAACGCGGCGCGCTCGTGGCCGTGCTCGGCTACACGGGCCTCCGGTGGGGTGAAGCGATCGGGCTGCGGGTGCGAGACCTAGACATGCTGCGCCGACGACTGTCGGTCGTGGAGAACGCGGTGGAGGTCAACGGGACGATGGAGGTCGGCACCCCCAAGACGCACAAGCGGCGGACACTCGTCTTCCCGAAGCTGCTCGTGCCAGCGCTCGCCAAAGCATGCGAAGGCAAGGATCGCGAAGATCTCGTGTTCCCCGGCGCTGACGGCTCCTATATGCGGCGCACGCGGGCGTCCAAGGGCAGTAAGTCCTGGTTCGTCACAGCGCTCGCAGAATGCGGGCTGGACCCCATGACGCCGCACGACCTCCGTCACACCGCCGCGTCGCTGGCGATCAGCTCCGGCGCGAACGTCAAGGCAGTGCAACGCATGCTCGGGCACGCCTCCGCGGCGATGACGCTCGACGTGTACGCGGACCTGTTCGACGACGACCTGACGGCACTGGCCGACGGCATCGACGACGCAGCGCGTGCAGCAGATGTGTTCGATCTGTGGGGCTCTGCCGCTTCCTGA
- a CDS encoding LCP family protein, translating to MNDVRDRSHRLNRASGIARHGRLRRSSPVATAAKTVSAVVAVALVSSVSVTAIAAKQVTDDLGDGVEIQGQPAPQAKGGAKPISAFKGGFNMLVVGTDNDPEQSAAFGERDATLNDVNILLHVSADHTNATAVSIPRDLVTPIPACRKTDGTGTAPAMAAQPINTSFGEGGLNCVTQTVAGLTGLDIQYSAAVSFKGVIEMSNAIGGVPVCVAQPITDSYTGLNLPAGTSTLQGDEALAFLRTRHGVGDGSDLGRISSQQVFLSSLLRTVKSNDTLGSPTRLYKLARAAASNMQLSQSLNDIGTMVQMGLALRDLPLAQVNFVQYPGTTGGTGVYEGKVEPTTYLADRLFAKIKADQSFSLGADSTGIGSETNPTQTKPTQPNPTQPTAAPSSPAAAPQPATPAGPSSAAPRTPSATPETIDGLEGQSADQQTCSKAFGY from the coding sequence GTGAACGACGTCCGCGATCGATCCCACCGCTTGAACCGAGCGTCCGGGATCGCACGGCACGGACGTCTGCGGCGCTCGAGCCCCGTCGCGACCGCTGCCAAGACGGTCTCGGCCGTCGTCGCCGTGGCCCTGGTGAGCTCGGTCTCGGTCACGGCGATCGCGGCGAAGCAGGTCACGGACGACCTCGGTGACGGCGTCGAGATCCAGGGTCAGCCCGCACCGCAGGCGAAGGGCGGCGCGAAGCCGATCAGTGCCTTCAAGGGCGGGTTCAACATGCTCGTCGTCGGCACCGACAACGACCCCGAGCAGAGTGCTGCCTTCGGGGAGCGGGACGCGACCCTCAACGACGTCAACATCCTGCTGCACGTCTCGGCCGACCACACCAACGCGACCGCGGTGAGCATCCCGCGTGACCTCGTCACGCCGATCCCTGCCTGCAGGAAGACCGACGGCACGGGCACGGCCCCGGCGATGGCGGCGCAGCCGATCAACACCTCGTTCGGCGAGGGCGGCCTGAACTGCGTCACCCAGACCGTCGCCGGGCTCACCGGTCTCGACATCCAGTACTCGGCCGCGGTGTCCTTCAAGGGTGTCATCGAGATGTCGAACGCCATCGGCGGCGTGCCCGTCTGCGTCGCCCAGCCCATCACCGACTCGTACACCGGGCTGAACCTGCCGGCCGGCACATCGACCCTGCAGGGTGACGAGGCCCTGGCGTTCCTGCGCACCCGGCACGGGGTCGGCGACGGGTCGGACCTCGGTCGGATCTCCAGTCAGCAGGTGTTCCTGTCGTCGCTGCTCCGCACCGTGAAGTCGAACGACACCCTCGGTTCGCCGACCCGCCTGTACAAGCTGGCCCGGGCCGCGGCGTCGAACATGCAGCTGTCCCAGAGCCTCAACGACATCGGGACCATGGTGCAGATGGGCCTGGCGCTGCGCGACCTGCCGCTGGCACAGGTGAACTTCGTGCAGTACCCGGGCACCACGGGCGGCACCGGCGTCTACGAGGGCAAGGTCGAGCCGACGACGTACCTGGCCGACCGGCTGTTCGCGAAGATCAAGGCCGACCAGTCGTTCTCCCTCGGGGCCGACAGCACGGGCATCGGGTCCGAGACGAACCCGACGCAGACGAAGCCGACGCAGCCGAACCCGACGCAGCCGACCGCTGCACCGTCGTCGCCGGCCGCTGCGCCGCAGCCCGCGACCCCGGCAGGGCCGTCGTCCGCCGCACCGCGCACCCCCTCGGCGACGCCCGAGACCATCGACGGGCTCGAGGGCCAGTCCGCCGACCAGCAGACCTGCTCCAAGGCGTTCGGGTACTGA
- a CDS encoding GntR family transcriptional regulator, which yields MEHTPVRAGVGGLDPRDLRRSLLRDAVFLRLLDSVLRGEYRRGQRLRLDTLASDMRVSRTPVREALVTLESLQLATVQRYVGVVISQWSVDQMIERLRIAQALLVDPPSNSVGYHDRFDKVWLRECWTEAGAFVELGAWYLRRRGSSVSGDWLLSQRIVLDMFFTDDVALANGIDAVVDRRRRVEIVERAVDAAERDDLDDCAAALLDLSTALIALPDRFRVVVSA from the coding sequence ATGGAGCACACCCCCGTCCGAGCAGGCGTCGGCGGCCTCGATCCCCGCGACCTGCGCCGCAGTCTGCTGCGCGACGCGGTGTTCCTGCGACTGCTCGACAGCGTCCTGCGGGGGGAGTACCGCCGCGGGCAGCGGCTGCGGCTCGACACCCTGGCATCGGACATGCGGGTGTCACGGACGCCCGTGCGCGAAGCCCTCGTGACCCTCGAGTCCCTGCAGCTGGCCACCGTGCAGCGCTACGTCGGTGTCGTGATCTCGCAGTGGTCGGTCGACCAGATGATCGAGCGACTGCGGATCGCCCAGGCCCTGCTCGTCGATCCGCCGTCGAACTCCGTCGGGTACCACGACCGGTTCGACAAGGTGTGGCTGCGCGAGTGCTGGACCGAGGCCGGTGCCTTCGTCGAACTCGGGGCCTGGTACCTGCGGCGCCGCGGGTCGTCCGTCAGTGGCGACTGGTTGCTGTCGCAGCGCATCGTGCTCGACATGTTCTTCACCGACGACGTCGCCCTGGCCAACGGGATCGATGCCGTGGTCGACCGGCGACGCCGGGTCGAGATCGTCGAGCGGGCCGTGGACGCCGCCGAGCGAGACGACCTCGACGACTGTGCCGCGGCGCTCCTCGACCTGTCGACCGCGCTGATCGCCCTGCCGGACCGCTTCCGGGTGGTCGTGTCGGCCTGA
- a CDS encoding MFS transporter: MSSANATIKSLVPARMDRLPWTRFHWSVVVGLGVSWILDGLEIQIVSNAGFQADLDLSTQQVTSLGTIYLIGQVVGALVFGRMSDRLGRRKLFILTLAIYLIGSGIAGLAQDFWFLAAFRFVAGLGIGGEYAAINSAIDELIPAKYRGHVDIAINGTYWGGAALGAFANIYLLDTSYFAENIGWRIGFFLGPVLGIAIIFLRRHIPESPRWLMTHGREEEAEATVSRIEASVEQATGRPLPEVDQSKAMTVTPTDRVGFLAIARVLLKQYPTRTLVGATMMITQAFLYNAIFFTYALVLTNFFGLKTAETAVYFFPFAIGNLLGPIILGRFFDTWGRRQMIFLTYLVSGLVLATSAFLFQADAISATVQVAFWCVSFFFASAGASSAYLTVSEIFPLELRSQAISYFFALAQIFGAVAPAIYGAFIGDGSSREPLFWGYLLGSAVMIGGGVVALVFGVDAARKGLEDVTQPLSVLTGDAKSDRR, encoded by the coding sequence GTGAGCAGCGCGAACGCAACCATCAAGAGCCTGGTGCCCGCCAGGATGGACCGCTTGCCGTGGACCCGGTTCCACTGGAGCGTCGTGGTCGGACTCGGCGTGTCCTGGATCCTCGACGGTCTCGAGATCCAGATCGTCTCGAACGCGGGCTTCCAGGCGGACCTGGACCTGTCCACGCAGCAGGTGACGTCCCTCGGCACGATCTACCTGATCGGCCAGGTCGTCGGTGCCCTGGTGTTCGGGCGCATGTCCGACCGGTTGGGGCGGCGCAAGCTGTTCATCCTGACGCTCGCGATCTACCTGATCGGTTCGGGCATCGCGGGCCTCGCGCAGGACTTCTGGTTCCTGGCGGCCTTCCGGTTCGTCGCGGGGTTGGGCATCGGCGGCGAGTACGCGGCGATCAACTCGGCGATCGACGAGCTCATCCCGGCGAAGTACCGCGGGCACGTCGACATCGCCATCAACGGCACGTACTGGGGCGGTGCCGCACTCGGCGCGTTCGCGAACATCTACCTGCTCGACACGTCGTACTTCGCCGAGAACATCGGCTGGCGCATCGGCTTCTTCCTCGGCCCGGTGCTCGGCATCGCGATCATCTTCCTGCGACGCCACATCCCGGAGAGTCCGCGGTGGCTGATGACGCACGGGCGCGAGGAAGAGGCCGAGGCCACCGTCTCCCGCATCGAGGCGTCGGTGGAGCAGGCGACCGGCAGACCCCTGCCCGAGGTCGACCAGTCGAAGGCGATGACCGTCACCCCGACCGACCGCGTCGGGTTCCTGGCCATCGCGCGCGTGCTGCTGAAGCAGTACCCGACCCGCACACTCGTCGGCGCGACGATGATGATCACGCAGGCGTTCCTGTACAACGCGATCTTCTTCACCTACGCCCTGGTGCTCACGAACTTCTTCGGCCTGAAGACGGCGGAGACGGCGGTCTACTTCTTCCCGTTCGCGATCGGCAACCTGCTCGGCCCGATCATCCTGGGACGCTTCTTCGACACCTGGGGTCGTCGCCAGATGATCTTCCTGACGTACCTGGTGTCCGGCCTCGTGCTCGCCACGTCGGCGTTCCTGTTCCAGGCCGACGCGATCTCGGCGACGGTGCAGGTCGCGTTCTGGTGCGTCTCGTTCTTCTTCGCGTCGGCCGGTGCCTCGAGCGCCTACCTGACCGTCAGCGAGATCTTCCCGCTCGAGCTGCGGTCGCAGGCGATCTCGTACTTCTTCGCCCTCGCGCAGATCTTCGGTGCGGTCGCACCGGCCATCTACGGTGCGTTCATCGGCGACGGGTCGTCGCGGGAGCCGCTGTTCTGGGGGTACCTGCTCGGATCCGCGGTGATGATCGGCGGCGGTGTGGTCGCCCTGGTGTTCGGGGTCGACGCCGCGCGGAAGGGGCTCGAGGACGTCACCCAACCACTCTCGGTGCTCACCGGGGACGCGAAGTCCGACCGCAGGTGA
- a CDS encoding AAA family ATPase, with protein sequence MTRPDIRTVGELRTSGHVQKTVRAEIRDNLLTALRQGTDPWPGLHGFETTVIPQLERALIAGHDVVLLGERGQGKTRLLRTLQGLLDEWTPVITGSELGEHPYEPITTASIRRADDLGDALPISWRHRDDRYVEKLATPDTSVADLIGDVDPMKVAEGRSLGDPETIHFGLVPRGHRGIVAINELPDLAERIQVAMLNVMEERDVQIRGYVLRLPLDVLVVASANPEDYTNRGRIITPLKDRFGAEIRTHYPIELDDEIAVIRQEAQLTAEVPDALIEILARFTRALRGSSAVDQRSGVSARFAIAGAETVSAAAVHRAARQGEDEAVARPIDLETAVDVLGGKIEFENGEEDRADEVLEHLLRTATAETVRSRFRGLDFAVLVDALDGGTMVTTGEQVSARAFLEGLPSIGESDLYDKVCDRMGATNDGERAGAIELALEGLFLARRISKESGGGEAVYG encoded by the coding sequence GTGACCCGACCTGACATCCGCACGGTCGGCGAGCTCCGCACCTCTGGTCACGTCCAGAAGACGGTCCGCGCCGAGATCCGCGACAACCTGCTCACCGCCCTGCGCCAGGGCACCGATCCGTGGCCCGGCCTGCACGGCTTCGAGACCACCGTCATCCCCCAGCTCGAACGCGCGCTGATCGCCGGCCACGACGTCGTCCTGCTCGGCGAGCGCGGCCAGGGCAAGACCCGGCTGCTCCGCACCCTGCAGGGCCTGCTCGACGAGTGGACGCCGGTCATCACCGGCTCCGAACTCGGCGAGCACCCGTACGAACCGATCACCACCGCGAGCATCCGGCGTGCCGACGACCTCGGCGACGCCCTGCCGATCAGCTGGCGGCACCGCGACGACCGCTACGTGGAGAAGCTCGCGACGCCGGACACGAGCGTCGCCGACCTGATCGGCGACGTCGACCCGATGAAGGTCGCCGAGGGCCGCAGCCTGGGCGACCCGGAGACCATCCACTTCGGGCTCGTCCCCCGCGGGCACCGTGGCATCGTCGCGATCAACGAGCTGCCCGACCTGGCCGAACGCATCCAGGTCGCGATGCTCAACGTGATGGAGGAGCGCGACGTCCAGATCCGCGGCTACGTGCTGCGGCTGCCGCTCGACGTGCTCGTCGTGGCGAGCGCGAACCCCGAGGACTACACGAACCGCGGCCGGATCATCACGCCGCTGAAGGACCGCTTCGGCGCGGAGATCCGCACGCACTACCCGATCGAGCTCGACGACGAGATCGCCGTCATCCGGCAGGAGGCCCAGCTGACGGCCGAGGTCCCCGACGCCCTGATCGAGATCCTCGCCCGGTTCACCCGCGCACTGCGTGGTTCGAGCGCCGTCGACCAGCGCAGCGGTGTGAGCGCCCGGTTCGCGATCGCCGGTGCCGAGACGGTGTCCGCGGCCGCGGTGCACCGCGCAGCTCGCCAGGGCGAGGACGAGGCCGTCGCCCGGCCGATCGACCTCGAGACCGCGGTGGACGTCCTCGGCGGCAAGATCGAGTTCGAGAACGGCGAGGAGGACCGTGCCGACGAGGTGCTCGAGCACCTGCTCCGCACCGCGACCGCCGAGACCGTGCGCTCCCGTTTCAGGGGCCTGGACTTCGCAGTGCTCGTGGACGCGCTCGACGGCGGCACGATGGTCACCACGGGCGAGCAGGTCAGTGCCCGGGCATTCCTCGAAGGGCTCCCGTCGATCGGCGAGTCCGACCTGTACGACAAGGTGTGTGACCGGATGGGTGCCACGAACGACGGCGAACGCGCCGGCGCCATCGAGCTCGCCCTCGAGGGCCTGTTCCTGGCCCGACGCATCAGCAAGGAGTCCGGCGGGGGCGAAGCCGTCTATGGCTAG
- a CDS encoding vWA domain-containing protein: protein MARQNRRLTRDTRYGRYTDGPDPLAAPVDLAEALDAIGQDVMGGTSPERAMREFLRRGGRTQRGLDDLARRVAERRRELTSRNNLDGTLQQVRELLDQALVAERGELARNVDLDDGDRALAELQLDSLSPSPAAAVQELGDYDWTSPTARQKYDEIKDLLGREVLDQRFAGMKQALEGATDQDRAAVSAMMQDLNALLEAHARGEDTQQQFDDFMDQHGEYFPSDPANVDELLDDLAARAAAAQRMRNSMTQEQRDELDALAQQAFGSPDLMGQLSQLDGTLRALRPGEDWGGSERMEGEQGLGLGDGTGVFQDIADLDALADQLAQSGPGSELDDLDLDALSRQLGDEAAVDAKTLQRLEQALRNSGAMRRGADGQLRLTPKAMRQLGKSLLKDVAQRMSGRQGARDLRRSGAAGEPSGASRQWAFGDTEPWDIPRTITNAVVRTAASGRQGAGVRLSIEDVEVQETEARTQACVALLVDTSFSMAMEDRWVPMKRTALALHTLVSTRFRGDDLQLIAFGREAEVMDVEQLVGLDAMWDKGTNLHHALLLANRHFRKHPTAQPVLLIVTDGEPTSHLEPNGQVWFDYPPDPVTIALTVRELENAGRLGAQTTFFRLGEDPGLARFVDAMAKRVDGSVVAPENDDLGVAVVGSYLGSRRGAGGALPRDDWGL from the coding sequence ATGGCTAGGCAGAACCGACGCCTGACGCGCGACACCCGGTACGGCCGGTACACCGACGGACCGGACCCGCTCGCCGCCCCGGTCGACCTGGCCGAGGCGCTCGACGCCATCGGACAGGACGTGATGGGTGGCACGTCGCCGGAGCGCGCGATGCGGGAGTTCCTGCGGCGCGGCGGCCGGACGCAGCGCGGGCTCGACGACCTGGCCCGCCGGGTGGCCGAACGCCGCCGTGAGCTGACGAGCAGGAACAACCTCGACGGCACCCTGCAGCAGGTGCGCGAGCTCCTCGACCAGGCGCTGGTCGCCGAACGCGGGGAGCTCGCCCGCAACGTCGACCTCGACGACGGCGACCGGGCCCTGGCCGAACTGCAGCTCGACAGCCTGTCGCCCTCCCCCGCCGCCGCGGTGCAGGAGCTCGGCGACTACGACTGGACGAGCCCGACCGCGCGCCAGAAGTACGACGAGATCAAGGACCTGCTCGGCCGCGAGGTGCTCGATCAGCGATTCGCCGGCATGAAGCAGGCGCTCGAGGGTGCCACCGACCAGGACCGGGCCGCGGTCAGCGCGATGATGCAGGACCTCAACGCCCTGCTCGAGGCGCACGCCCGCGGCGAGGACACCCAGCAGCAGTTCGACGACTTCATGGACCAGCACGGGGAGTACTTCCCCTCGGACCCCGCGAACGTCGACGAGCTGCTCGACGACCTGGCGGCCCGCGCGGCGGCGGCGCAGCGCATGCGGAACTCGATGACCCAGGAGCAGCGGGACGAACTCGACGCCCTCGCCCAGCAGGCCTTCGGCTCCCCCGACCTGATGGGGCAGTTGTCCCAGCTCGACGGCACCCTGCGCGCACTGCGTCCCGGCGAGGACTGGGGCGGGTCGGAGCGCATGGAGGGTGAACAGGGCCTCGGGCTCGGCGACGGCACCGGGGTGTTCCAGGACATCGCGGACCTCGACGCCCTCGCCGACCAGCTCGCGCAGTCCGGGCCGGGCTCGGAGCTCGACGACCTGGACCTCGACGCGCTGTCCCGGCAGCTCGGCGACGAGGCGGCGGTCGACGCGAAGACCCTGCAGCGCCTCGAGCAGGCGCTCCGGAACTCCGGGGCGATGCGTCGCGGTGCCGACGGGCAGCTCCGGCTCACCCCGAAGGCGATGCGGCAGCTCGGCAAGAGCCTGCTCAAGGACGTCGCCCAACGGATGTCCGGTCGCCAGGGCGCGCGGGACCTCCGTCGTTCAGGCGCCGCGGGCGAGCCCTCGGGGGCGTCGCGGCAGTGGGCGTTCGGCGACACCGAGCCGTGGGACATCCCCCGCACCATCACGAACGCCGTGGTGCGGACGGCGGCCAGCGGTCGACAGGGAGCCGGTGTGCGCCTGAGCATCGAGGACGTCGAGGTGCAGGAGACCGAGGCACGCACCCAGGCCTGCGTCGCGCTGCTCGTCGACACGTCGTTCTCGATGGCGATGGAGGACCGCTGGGTGCCGATGAAGCGCACCGCCCTGGCGCTGCACACCCTGGTGTCGACCCGGTTCCGCGGCGACGACCTGCAGCTCATCGCCTTCGGTCGCGAGGCCGAGGTGATGGACGTCGAACAGCTCGTCGGTCTCGACGCGATGTGGGACAAGGGCACGAACCTGCACCACGCCCTGCTGCTCGCCAACCGGCACTTCCGCAAGCACCCCACGGCCCAACCGGTGCTCCTCATCGTCACCGACGGCGAGCCGACGTCGCACCTCGAGCCGAACGGGCAGGTCTGGTTCGACTACCCGCCCGACCCGGTGACGATCGCGCTGACCGTGCGGGAACTCGAGAACGCCGGACGCCTCGGCGCCCAGACGACGTTCTTCCGGCTCGGCGAGGACCCGGGGCTCGCCCGGTTCGTCGACGCGATGGCGAAGCGGGTTGACGGCAGCGTCGTGGCGCCGGAGAACGACGACCTCGGGGTCGCCGTGGTCGGCTCGTACCTCGGCTCGCGTCGCGGGGCGGGCGGCGCGCTCCCCCGCGACGACTGGGGGCTCTGA
- a CDS encoding SCO1664 family protein — protein MSDSSLSIRARIREASNATFLAELDGATVVYKPIEGERPLWDFPDGTLAGREIAAHLVSEAFGWGVVPPTWMGDGPFGPGMVQRWQDVDPEQDAVDLVTPELAEADGSPWLPVLEAIDEHDQPVTLVHEDSEPLRRMAVFDVVVNNADRKGGHVLAMPDGHRFGVDHGLTFHVEHKLRTVLWGWIGEPLGPDELEGLDRVSDALRGGLGDELAEHLTDEEIDTLRARCAALRAVGIFPPPPGHGPAVPWPLF, from the coding sequence ATGAGCGACAGCTCGCTCTCCATCCGGGCGCGCATCCGTGAGGCGTCCAACGCCACCTTCCTCGCGGAACTCGACGGTGCGACCGTCGTCTACAAGCCCATCGAGGGCGAGCGGCCGCTGTGGGACTTCCCGGACGGCACGCTCGCCGGCCGCGAGATCGCCGCGCACCTGGTCTCCGAGGCGTTCGGCTGGGGTGTCGTCCCACCCACGTGGATGGGTGACGGTCCGTTCGGGCCCGGCATGGTGCAGCGCTGGCAGGACGTCGACCCCGAGCAGGACGCCGTCGACCTGGTGACGCCGGAGCTCGCCGAGGCGGACGGTTCGCCCTGGCTGCCCGTGCTCGAGGCCATCGACGAACACGACCAGCCCGTGACGCTCGTGCACGAGGACTCGGAGCCCCTGCGCCGGATGGCCGTCTTCGACGTCGTCGTGAACAACGCCGACCGCAAGGGCGGGCACGTGCTCGCGATGCCCGACGGCCACCGCTTCGGCGTGGACCACGGGCTCACCTTCCACGTCGAGCACAAGCTCCGGACGGTCCTGTGGGGCTGGATCGGGGAGCCGCTCGGGCCCGACGAGCTCGAGGGCCTCGACCGCGTTTCCGACGCCCTGCGCGGCGGTCTCGGCGACGAGCTCGCCGAGCACCTGACGGACGAGGAGATCGACACGCTCCGGGCGCGCTGCGCGGCCCTGCGTGCCGTCGGGATCTTCCCGCCGCCGCCCGGTCACGGCCCCGCCGTGCCCTGGCCACTGTTCTAG